tgaggggaggggtacCGGACACTTCACCACTGGTGTTGCCTCTTGGATTCCGGCAGCTGACCTAATGTGATTGTAAATAGCAGACTTGCTAAATTCAGTGATCAACATGGGCTTTGTCAGAACTGTTCAGTAAGTAGCTCTGAACATCAGAAGGGCATGGCAAAATTGCAGTCATAATAATATTTAACATTCTTCAGTCCTGCACATAATTGTGTTACTTTTAAGATGCTTGTCAGCAACATTTATTTTCAGCTTTTCTTTCATTAAACCAAGGCAGCTGTGTTACACCTCTACAATCTTCTATTGGTTACAGGTGCCATGCCAGAGTCTCACGGAATCTTGCAACCTGAATGTGCGGAGTAACACTTGCTACTGCTGTGACCTGTACAACTGCGCAAAGTGAGTGCCTTGCTTCCCATGTGATAAGCACTGCTTGTGGTTgcacagttgagtttagtttattgtcacgtgtaccgaggcacagtgaaaagcttttgttgcatgctaacccgtcagctgaaagacaatacatgattacaatcgagccgtccacagtgtacagatacatgataaagggaataacgtgaataatgtttagtacaagataaagtctgatcaagaatagtctgagggactccaatgaggtagatagtagttcaggactaataATTAGGTTTCAATAGTTGTCAAATGTCAAACACATTCAAATCTTTAGCCGAGAATACAAAATAAcatgaaacaaaagcagaaagaaGCCATTTGCCCTCTTGTGGATGCGCCATCATTCAATAACAttgtggctgatcttttacctccaGACCACTTTCCTGCACTGACCCAGTAAACCCTGATCCCCTCAATATCTGCATTAGGGTTAACaacaatagggtggcacagtggtgcagctggtagagcagccacctcacagtgccacagatccaggttcaatcctgacctcagatgctgtctgtgtgcattttgcatgttctctctgtgaatgtgcaggtttcctccgggcactctggtttcctccattatcccaaagacatgtgggtttgtagattagctGGCCtctaatttattgtcatatgtatcgaggtgcagtgaaaaacgaacttttcactgcacctcggtacaagtgaaaaTAATTGTCCTAAACCccgtaaattggcccgagtgtgtaggaagtggaagtggaagtggGTGAGATGACATAGAACTTGTATGAACAGGTTTGATGGACAACGTGGACACGatgtgccaaagggcttgtttccatgctgtactaaactaaaataaaatgtgtGGCTTAACAGGTTGTTAAAAGTTTTATTTAAACAGGGTGGGGTTTGTTTTGGAAATATAATGGCACATGTCATATTTACAagtctttcttttttaacaatgaTGCATTCTCTTGATTAAATATTAATttgaaaacatattttaaattgtTAACAAAATGAAATTGTTCGTTTTAGTTTGAGGTAGTAGGAGCAAAGGTGAGCATTTTTTTCACTGCAATCCATGAAATCAGTCACGACCAATTCCTTTCTCTTCTGATGGCTAGACTCATTCCGTACAAAACAATGTTGGAAGAGATTCAGTCCACTTCCTGTGCCCAAAAGCCAGAAGTGCCTTGAAACTGCCAAAAACAAACTCAAAACTGACAAACAGAGGCCACAGGAATGTGGGAACGAGAACTAGAGCAATACACAAGGGAAACTTGGAGTTGTTTGGCGTTAAGGCACCTGTTGACCCAGCGGCATCAACAACCACTGCATCAGAATAGCAAAGCATCTCTACAGTTCCAGAAGTGAACCAAACCATCAGGACCGATGGTCAATACCTTGGTCAGAAATCTAGGTTTTAGGAGTACCTTCGAGAAGGAAAGAAAGAGTTAGAGAGGGTGAAATATTTAAGGAGTTAGCTGGTATATTTCTTCATTTTAAGCTTGGCCTTAATTGTTCATCCCCTGCTTCAACTCTTTCCTTCTCAATGAAATATATTTGCACtgggaacatagaatatagaacacaggAACAAGATCTTCAGCCAAACATGATGATAATTTAACAAATACCttctgcttgcacgtgatccacatacctctattccttgcataccCATGTGtttaatctaaaagcctcttaaacaccatgggcatatctgcttccatcatcacccctggAAGTGCATTTCAGGCACGCACCATTCTGCATTTAAAAAGGAATTgtgcatctcaccttaaagctatgcccttgaccatttgacatttctgccctgggaaaatgattctgactgtACCCTATCAATGCCACTCCTAATTTTATAATCTTTTATCAGGACTCCCTCAGTCTTCGATGCTACAGAGAATACAAtcccagtttgtccaacctctccttatagttaatgccctttaatccaggcattatcctgataaacctcttctgcatcctccccAAAGtctcctccatgtccttcctgaATGCAACGGGATGTCCAGACTTGCACACGATActgcaaatgtggtctaaccaaagttttataaagctgcaacatgacctcctgactcttaaACTCAATGCCCCAATTAATCACGGCAAGCATGCCtgttttaccactttatctacttgtgtggCTACTTTTTGGGAGCTGTGGGAATCATGAATTATTTCCATAAATGTTTGTGATTGCTAATCTTTTTGCCCAGTTCCCTTTAACAAGCTCTATCCTCCTTCAATTGTAAATCCCCTTAAGTTAACACAATTGTTACAACCCGAGGATTTTCTGCCTCAAACTGGATGCAATATTCTATCTTGGTGTGATCATCCCTTCTTGATGAACATCTACTCAtttataaagatagacacaaaatttaatttaccactggtggactccaaccaaggtatagaaacatctcaagaataatcaatggaaacagaatgaacctaagctcaattttgagtgtcatagcaaagggtctgaatacttatgtaaatatgatatttcagttatttctttttaaaaactttgcaaaaatttctaaacacctgtttttgcttttttattatggggtattgatgataacaaaaaatgaatttaatccattttaaaataaggctgtatcgtagcaaaatgtggaaaaggtgaaggggtctccaATGGGTTTTCCCCAATATTTTAGATAGAGTAGAGCCATTATTTCCAAGTCTTactaagtttgcatgttctccctgtaagcaCGTGTGTTCCCATTTTCTCCATCAAGCTCCTCATAATTTAGAACATCTATTTTGTATCTCCTCTCATACTTCACTGCTGGGAGAAGAGCAAACCAAGCTTTTCTCCAGATACCTGAAGCCCTGCGCTTGCCTTACCCGCAACTATTCTCACCAATGCCTTACGAGAACGATACTCCACCAACTCCACTCCATCAGATTTGTTtggtggtaaatgttaaaaaaaacagtttTCAAGTACAGATAACCTTTGCCTCAATGAGCATAAAACATTCAGAAATTATGTATGATTTTCTATAATTAACTAATTTGTTAAGTGATCCAATGTCACTCCACGTAGTGGGAAAGCATTAAATGCTCCACATGCCACTCTATCTGGTCCATCAAGATTGTGTCAGAGAATTTCTTCCAGTACAACCTTGAATGTGCTGCATAGCCATTTAATCAAGAGGTCAGAATTTTAGTCAACCCACATTTAATTGAACCATCATTCATCAGATGATCACTTTACTTTCCACAGGGGTGACTACCTGAACAATTACTTTGAATTTGTTGGAGTGAAGAGTTGCCAGGAGGTACACGTTGTCTACATTATGATTTGGCTGGTGACGGCACTGAATGTCTCTGCCTTTCTTTTGGGAATCATCACCACTGCCATTCTTGGCAGCTTTAAAAACATGGTAAGAAAATGTGAAAGTGTCAAGAACAGTTCGATCTTACACatcggtaatttttcatttccgcTGCAGGGAATTAATGACAAAACATTTACAGGATAAATGGTTGGATTCACTGAAATGATGTTGGATTTTTCGATGTGCTTTAATAGACAAAGCACATTTAAATAAATAATACTTCATCAAGTAGCAATTTTTCACCTTCAATAAGTCTCtaactataaggagagattggataactTGGAGTTTTTGGTGTATCGGAGGCTGAGCAGCAAGCTAATAGAATCGTATAAAATGATGACTCTCTTAGATAGAGTCTTTTTCCTAGGTTGGAAATCGCAAATGccagaggtcatagagtcatagagccatgccGCATGCAAACAGgtctttgggcccaacttggccacactggccagcatttcccttctacactagtcccacctgcttccgtttggcccatatccctctaaatctgtcttatccatgtccctatctaaatgtttcttaaacattgcgatagtcactgcctcaaatacctcctcctgcagttttttttcatacatccactaccctttgtgtgaaaatgttacccctcaggttcccattaaatctcccccacccccaccttaaacctatgtcctctggtttccaattcccctactctgggccagagactgtgcgtctacccaatctattcctctcaagattttgttcagctctagaagatcacccctcatcctcctgcgctccaagatatagactcctagcctgctcaacctctccctctagcttaggccctcaagtccttgcaacatccttgcaaatcatctctgcaccctttccagcttgacaacatctttcccataacatggtgcccagaactgaacacaatactctaaatgcagcctcacaacaTCTTGTAtacctgcaacatgacctcccaaaggtgaaaggggagagggggaaagttaaaAGGAGATTTTTGAGGCGTTTTTTTTTGTACAGAGAGAGAGCAATAGCTGTCTAGATTGAGCCGCCAAGGGAGGTGATTGAAGCAGACACAGTAGCATGCTTCAGAGGCACATGAATAGGCAGAAATGTAGGGGTATGGAACATGTGGGATTAGTTTAATCTGGTATCATGCTTCGCTTTTCTTTGTTCTATTAATATTTCTATTTTAGCATTTGAATAGATGTTAATAAAAACATAACTTCAAATATCTGACATAgaccattacagcacaggaacaggcccttcagcccacaatgcctgtgctgaacacgatgccaaattaaactaatccctccaCCATGTGatgcacatccctccattccctacgtaTTTATGTGCCGATGTAGAAGCCTCTTGTCTAGCCGTTCTTTTATGTTCTTCattcaccactcctggcagtgcattccaggcatttgccactctctgtgtaaatacttgccccacactgcccctttaaactttctccctcttacCTTAACACTATGCCCCCTAGTACTTTAATTTTTCACCCtttgaaaaagattctgactgtctacgcctctcataacttctatcaggtctatgGCCACTCTCCGattgtccagagaaaacaattcaagtttgttcaacctcttatTGCTAATATGCTGTAATCTAACCAGCATCCCGGTAAATCCTCctgcacacccttcctgtaatggactgaccagaactggacacaatgcaCCACATACAGCCTAGCCAAGGTTATATAAAATTGCATCattatttcctgactcttatactcgatGCCCTAACTGATGGTCAAACGTACCATAGGCCTTCtatatcactctatctacttgtgttgctactttcagggagctatggacttggactccaagatcgctctgtacatcaatgctgttaaggcccCTGCCattattccaccgggtggcgccgcgatggcagcctcacctacagtctgtcttttttgtcttttttttgtcatttttggtgtgtttaaaaaagtatgtgttaatgttctctggtttgttttatgtggggttgggcgagggggggtcaggggaaactttttttcaatctcttaccttgccggagatgcgattgttttccggatcgtatctccggtcgctctgcggcctaacatcgtggagctggaggccttgctcgggactgtctttgagccccaccgcggggcgtggacttaccatcggagttgattccttgcctggggtcgacgctccaaccgcggcctacagactttaacatcaaggagctcgcagtctcgggttgagaccgatgtcgggaagctccaaagccgcacgaggttcgactagtcccgacccgggggtagatcgcccggcacggaggagctgagatcccccccccccccgatgcaggagcttgatcgcactGATGAGGAAGGTCCGACCGCCGGCtaagggagtcaagatcgtcctgtcaacggaaggttagaggccgccgaccgctggaggacaaagaagggagacatttaactttttttcaccttctatcacagtgaggaatgcggagggctcacagtggtggatgttcatgttaaaatgtattttgtgttctgttgctttttattggtatgaccgtATGGCAAATGAATTTCCTTGTATGTCGCAAagcatacttagctaataaagtatgaatattattattattatgattatctctatattttcctcttacatttgccCCAAAGTGCAAAGCCCAAAtacatttgccatttctccacccagatCTATAACTgaactatatcccactgtatcatttgacagccttcttccctGTCTGCACCAACGTTTGTGACATCTGAAAACTTAATAACCAACCCATTTAGAGTTTTCCCAAATCGCTCTATAAAAAGCAAACATCTGAGTTCTTTGCACTAAATCCTGCAGAAGACCATTGGTCAcaaagcttgttccatgtacctaccacactttatgtaaaaaagttgcccctcaccttcaacctatgtcccctggatcTTGATTCTCCTATGCTGGGTAAAAAACTATGTGCgttttcccgatctattcctctcatgatcttatccacctctataagatcacctctcatcctcctgcgctgcaaggaataacgttctagcctgttcaacctccccctttagctcaggccctcaagtccttgtATATCTTCTCGGCCACCATAACAACTTAATGATATCTTTCCtatacagggtgaccaaaactaattgCTGCAATGTGCCGCATATTGATTCGGAGTTCTTACAGTTTTTAGCTAGCACTATTATATTTATATGATATTATTTATATACTaatactcttgtttgtttgtttcttcctgaactacagccaaaatggtacacaatagcgcgacaattttaggcccaccttactcaccgtcgtccctttggggctaattgaagaagtttcattgaaatctgtgttatatttttagttattcacatttttaagtttaaatctatctcctagggagcgaggtgggagggagggagaggtgtggagggcggtggggagggagggagggagggagggagggagaggtgtggagggcggtggggagggagggagggagggagggagggagggagggagggagggagggagggagggagggagggagggagggagggagggagggagggagggagggagggagggagggagggaggaggataagagaggttgagggggatggagtggggggggaagggaaaggggaggggagggggtggggcggggaggTTAGgaagtagggggagggaggaaagggagggggaggggagggggatgggggagagggggggatggggagaggggaggagggaagggagggggggagaggagaggaggggggaggggttggaaagggtgctgcaccaatgcaggagaggtttgggcccaacgggtccacttggtctagtcactaTTAAAACTGTAGTGTATTTCACCTTATCAATGAAGTCACTACTCTTTTGGTGTTGCACAAATAATCTGTCTGCTCTTTTGCCAGGAGTCTCTCATTGGACCCGAGGTTAGTTTCCAGCTCTTTCACATTCAAAGTTCCCGATACAAGCCCAAGGATCAGTTGGAGATCCAGCCCATACTGTCTCCCACTGCACCTCTGCTGTTGCACGAACAAGCAGTGGACACAATGCACCAGGTAATttgtttcaatgattcaatgatactttattgttacgtgtacataggtgcagtgaaatgctttgtcatgcacacaacctggtaaaatcatacagcagacctcacctaggaaGTACACAAGTGCCGCCATGTTTTGACATCGACAAAGTTCCAAATGTTCACTGAACAGTAATATCTACTACCTGCCGCCATATGTGGCagcagcccccccctcccccctcccccaccccaccgccaGGTCCCACTTTGTTCTCAGTGATCCTACCTGCCGAGCCCCCCCTACGTTCTCACTCGCCAAACCCCCCCCTACCcgcccaatccccctcccccccagctgGGTCCTCCATCATTCTTAGCCTTATAGGTCTAAGCGTTTAGATAGGTGTGGACTCTTCCAATGTAGCTTAACATAATTGACATAAAGTTACAAACATAATGTTCATATTTTTGACTTAATTTCCTCATTTTTTATTCATTTTGCTGCTAATGACATTACATCGTTTGGAAATGGCCAGTGACTTAAAGGTTCTTTTCCTTCATCCTAAAAATCATGACATCAGTTTGAGTGTGTGACTTTCCTGAATCTTTAACACAAGTTGCAAATATGACTCTTCCGTCAAGCACAAGATAATCATATCTGTTTGAGCATGCATAaccatagatatttttaaatcTATCCCAATTATCCCTATTGCTCAATCCAATTAATGGCAACATTCAATCTGTGTAAGGCATCAGTAAATTTGTAAAATGGTGTTGTGGATCTGCTGAAATGTGTGTGTAAATGAGCAGGATGGAATAAATAGAACTGATTATTTTCATAAATGGTCAGTTCCAAGATTCAGGACTTCTATTTGTTAATTAAATAACATTGCATTATCATTGAGCATTTAAACCAGCACAGCGTTGTTTAATTCAACATCATTACCACTTGAGTTGAAAACTTGCAAGGAATCACAAAGGTTAAATCATTAGAGGTTCTTCcttttaaattaattcaacaCTTCGAATATCTTGAATGTGGCAGAGCAGAATTTATACCTTCTgggaaaataattaaataaattacaAACAGCTAACCGTTCCTTTCCTCACTATTAAAACAGCAGTTCAGATGGCCTCTTGGGGATGTTGGTGCAATGAAGAAAAGTAGCTTACAGTAGAAAAGTTTTACAAGATTATTACGATTAACACTTGTACATGGTGTGGAAAAGAAAGCATGTTTGAAACGATAATGGTCTTTCTCTTCTCAGGGGCCTCCCACACGATACATGGCTATGCCAATGGCTGGATCGCTGCCTGCTTGTGATTTTAACTGTGCAAATAAGATCAACAACCCTCCTCCATTTTCGCCTTTGTATAATTTGCTGCCAGAGAAGCCAGTGGGATATCCAATATGATCACTTCTTATCCGTCTCTGTGCACATCTGGAATACAGATCCGAAACCCAAAACATTTAGACTTCATATTTTTGTACAATTGTGTTGAGTTGTTAATAGAGAGAAAATGGCCTATTTTACATCTCACATGATTTTTACTTTATTTTCCTTCATTGTAAAATAATGAGCATTGGACTTGCAATCACATATTTACAATATTGCATAAATTCAACATCTGTGCCTTGAATTTTCTCACTGCAGTGTGATATATGTATTGATATCACTTTGTTAGAcaattgtatatatttatatcaTACAAATTGTATTTTTCTTTATATTAGCTACTGCAATAGAATTCACATAAAGAAAATTTCCAGTATTACAGTTAAATTTGCCATATAATAGAATTAATTAAAACGCCCTATTAGTCCTGCTTGTAATGATAATTTGCAACTGATTTAGCTTTGCATCCATTAGGAGCAGTGCACTTCACAGGCTGGTGCACCTTCAGTTCCCAAAGAACATAATCATTCAATATATACTGACTTCCATTGGTTGCAAGTTTCAGGATTACTATTCCAGTTTATTTGGAAAACCCCTCTGGTCAGTTTCCCACTTCCCTCACATAGACAAACCCACCCGAAACTCATCCAAATTCATGTCATCCAGCCCTGCGTAAGTCGGCATTGATTGACTTCCAATGCACTAACAATTTCAAAATTACAATCTTGATTTTCATTCCTTATTTTCCCATCTCCAAATCCCCACACCCTTGATCTGTCCCAAAACCCTGCAAAAACTTTCCATTCTTCCGTCTGTTCTCTCTTGTGCACCTCCTGctttctttgaagatagacataaaaagttggagtaactcagcgggacaggcagcatctctggatagaaggaatgggtgacgtttctggtcgagatccttcttcggacttccTGCTTTCTTTGTCCTACCATGGTAGCTGTGCATCCAGCCGTCTCGTTCCTAAACTGTGAACTGTCTCCCTAAATCTCATTCCAAACAGTGAGTAAAATATATCGCCCATAGATTCCGGCATCCAGAGGTTCATATCTGCAGTCTTGCCTCATTCGGTAATGAATTAACAATATAAATAATGGGAGGAGACCTTGTGGTCACTTCCATCCTCCGCAGTAGCAGAGTTGAGTACACGAGTACTTAAAGCAATCTTCATTTGGAAGTGCCCAGTGGCTGATACGTCTC
The genomic region above belongs to Rhinoraja longicauda isolate Sanriku21f chromosome 13, sRhiLon1.1, whole genome shotgun sequence and contains:
- the LOC144599452 gene encoding transmembrane protein 255B — protein: MQQIPGPNLTQVRSELFELLMRRKKRAVWLSSTLLLLSLLITAVGIFIATRIENISVIGYASGIILAFGSFLTLLGLFLQENRKQLLVAAIIFLSFGVIGAFFCVIVDGVFTAINIDLRPLHAGRCQHYTSGTNFIYENYLTTVPCQSLTESCNLNVRSNTCYCCDLYNCAKGDYLNNYFEFVGVKSCQEVHVVYIMIWLVTALNVSAFLLGIITTAILGSFKNMESLIGPEVSFQLFHIQSSRYKPKDQLEIQPILSPTAPLLLHEQAVDTMHQGPPTRYMAMPMAGSLPACDFNCANKINNPPPFSPLYNLLPEKPVGYPI